The nucleotide sequence TGCTCCCTGCTTCTGCCATTTCTTTGCCATTTCCAGATAGGCGTTTTCGTTGAGATCGTCACGAAACTCATCCAGCCCGTCATTTGCGGTGGCATCTTTAGACTGTGGCGGGAAGGCATTGGCATAAGCGCCTAGTTCGATGTGCAGAGCATCTAGCTTCGCAAGTGTCCGGTGAGCGACTTTTAAGCCCTCCTCGATCACTTCCGGCTGGCTGCAGTTAAACAGTATCGCTGTGACATTCAGCTCAACCATTTTCTCAACTGCGTCCTCAACAGACTCACCTGAGCGAAGTACAGGTTGCTCAGTTGCAATGCTGTCTTCCAGAGTAAAGGATACCCAGAATGGCTTTTTCTCCTTATCCAGCTTGCTAACCAGATTATGGACTGCAACAGATTCTTCAATCAGGCTCTGAGTTTCAGCAATCCAGACATCAACATAAGGAGCAAGCCCGTTAATAAGTGGTGTGGCAATTTCTTCCGCTCGCTCCGGTTGGTAAAGGTCCGCGCGGTAAGAGCCAAATAGCGGAGGAATAGAACCTGCCACAAGCGTGTTCTTTCCTTCAGCCTCAGAGGCTTCTCGCGCAACAGAGCCGGAAAGATCGGCCAGCGTCTGCGCCTGCTCAGCAAAGCGTTCCTCACCGATATGAAAAGGCACAAGAGCATAACTGTTAGTCATAATAAGTTGCGCACCACTGCGGATAAAAGATTTGTGCACATCCGCTACAAGCTCAGGTGTTTCCATCATTGCCAGTGCAGACCATTCAGGCTGACGAAACGGCGCTCCCCGTCGTTCCAGTTCCCGGCCCATGCCACCATCAAGAATTGTGATTGCTTGCTTGTCTGACATATCTTTCCTCTTTATCGTTATCTTATTTTTATTTGGCTATATAGACGTCTAAAAAGTTAAACTTAATTAAGAATGAATTCAACATAATTTGAAACAAAAAAGCCGACAGAGCTTTCTCTGTCGGCTTTACCATGTGTTTGATGCTTGTATTGGCGCATCATCTCATGGTAACGAATTCCTCTGACCCCGTAGGATGTATCGCCACAACACTGTCGAAGTCTGCTTTTGTCGCGCCCATCTTCATGGCTACACCAAATCCCTGAATCATTTCGTCAACCGCAAAGCCGATACCGTGCAGGCCAACCACTTTTTCATCGTCA is from Vibrio sp. JC009 and encodes:
- a CDS encoding homocysteine S-methyltransferase family protein; amino-acid sequence: MSDKQAITILDGGMGRELERRGAPFRQPEWSALAMMETPELVADVHKSFIRSGAQLIMTNSYALVPFHIGEERFAEQAQTLADLSGSVAREASEAEGKNTLVAGSIPPLFGSYRADLYQPERAEEIATPLINGLAPYVDVWIAETQSLIEESVAVHNLVSKLDKEKKPFWVSFTLEDSIATEQPVLRSGESVEDAVEKMVELNVTAILFNCSQPEVIEEGLKVAHRTLAKLDALHIELGAYANAFPPQSKDATANDGLDEFRDDLNENAYLEMAKKWQKQGATLIGGCCGIGPEYIEKLSQHFHAE